One genomic window of Undibacterium cyanobacteriorum includes the following:
- a CDS encoding YHYH protein → MMILHTLEGKFKIRTRFRLVLLAASTLPLLLACGGTQTTAQVSTSNLAAPPQSPPTSTVTVAGPRANYALSLSGNTLTIKDLGSGLSQTYTDVASVRFADMGVYLSVAEVARQVPETQLQSLIELYIAFFNRTPDAEGMLYWMEALRAGTSLDRIADYFYEAGKLYPDLTGYSSSMSAADFVRVVYKNVLGRTGATAPSDVEVNYWADQITSGRFTKASIINAMLVSARTFANDPDYAWVTTLLNNKVKVGRTVALEQGISFLSDSDNINKGKAMVAAISSSQGKADTSAAYALLGMGRDEFSLLPSVSDSLSISAVGQGDGKLAILFAPASGQSTSPTPTYVAQCTGAGKTWAQQGSSSPLLLEGLSNSVNYVCTVNSRSGVVVSTDSAPKLASPSAYASEIAFDGSIVLASPTNQSVIANVLSSSRDLDVQISYGRVSSTFENKTAKLALQSGVPAELKLEGLSGNTTYYYRLHMFDKSGTELGTTSESRFQTARAADASFSFTIQGDSHPERANEFNASLYTRTLQTAAADRPDFHISLGDDFSVDMLDPITVNQTQVKERYAIQRPYLGLIGKSAPIFLVNGNHEQMAGYLLNGTENNVAVWAQNARNAYYSQPLPGSFYTGNTQTQPFVGQSRNYYAWTWGDALFVVIDPYLSSSVPLATIFGSTPLNTDIWAPTHGDLQYQWLKTTLEQSKAKYKFVFAHHVMGAGRGGVEVASLAEWGGFNKNGVNEFAQKRATWTLPIHQLMVANKVSAFFQGHDHVWVRQQLDGMTYQTVSQPANPNYNYSEFSSAFLSGDKYPNSGYTRVNVSPSGVKVDYVRTYLPADEGLNKVNGSTAFSYTIAPVQAPTGTANTKGVACDLNYSGFNSSPKVNANSSYSWSCSDTQRSISGNGIPDHPVTTGNFATPISSQNIRVNMPIAPVLSNKQATTIIGYANNSVKFDPATAGSCSSTASSTANNGGCVMAGGSGPWILEAIGGAFVFGTDESNAHVQPNGQYHYHGVPEGILTKLNKGKAMTLVGFAVDGFPIYARYGYINANDSNSGIKVMTGSYRKKATPDAGRPSVSVFPMGTFTPDYEYVEGLGDLDECNGRFGVTPEFPKGIYHYMITDTFPYIQRCTKGAK, encoded by the coding sequence ATGATGATTCTCCATACACTCGAAGGCAAGTTCAAGATCAGAACTAGATTCCGGTTGGTTTTGTTAGCCGCGAGCACGCTTCCTCTCTTATTGGCTTGCGGTGGGACGCAAACGACAGCTCAGGTTTCAACAAGTAATCTAGCGGCGCCACCGCAAAGTCCACCGACCTCGACAGTGACTGTAGCGGGGCCGCGTGCCAATTATGCACTGAGTCTGAGCGGCAATACCTTGACTATCAAGGATCTCGGGAGCGGCCTCAGTCAAACCTATACCGATGTAGCCTCCGTCCGTTTTGCTGATATGGGCGTGTACTTGTCTGTAGCAGAAGTGGCCCGACAAGTTCCGGAAACTCAATTGCAATCCTTGATTGAATTGTATATCGCCTTTTTTAATCGCACGCCGGATGCGGAGGGCATGCTGTACTGGATGGAAGCGCTGCGAGCGGGAACCAGCCTCGATAGGATCGCCGATTATTTTTATGAAGCGGGCAAGTTGTATCCAGACTTGACCGGTTATTCCAGTAGTATGAGTGCGGCCGACTTTGTACGTGTGGTGTACAAGAATGTGCTTGGTCGCACCGGCGCGACCGCACCGAGCGATGTGGAAGTGAATTATTGGGCCGATCAAATCACTAGTGGTCGCTTCACCAAAGCCTCGATCATTAATGCCATGTTGGTGTCGGCACGCACCTTTGCCAATGACCCTGACTACGCGTGGGTCACCACGCTACTCAATAACAAAGTCAAGGTAGGTCGCACCGTCGCTTTGGAACAAGGCATTAGTTTCTTGAGCGATAGCGACAACATCAACAAAGGCAAAGCCATGGTCGCCGCGATCAGTTCTTCGCAGGGTAAGGCGGATACGAGTGCTGCTTACGCCTTACTTGGCATGGGACGAGATGAATTTTCGTTGCTGCCATCGGTGAGCGATAGTCTTAGCATTAGTGCCGTGGGACAAGGTGACGGTAAGCTCGCGATTTTGTTCGCGCCAGCGTCAGGTCAGTCCACTAGTCCAACGCCAACGTATGTGGCGCAATGCACGGGAGCCGGTAAGACCTGGGCACAGCAAGGAAGTAGTAGTCCTTTGCTGTTGGAAGGTTTGAGCAATAGCGTCAATTATGTGTGCACTGTGAATAGTCGTTCTGGTGTTGTCGTGAGCACCGATTCGGCGCCGAAACTCGCAAGTCCAAGTGCTTATGCATCCGAAATCGCCTTTGATGGCAGTATCGTTTTGGCTTCGCCGACCAATCAGAGCGTGATCGCCAATGTGCTCTCTTCGAGTCGTGATCTGGATGTGCAGATATCGTATGGTCGCGTCAGCTCAACGTTCGAAAATAAGACCGCTAAGTTGGCGCTACAGAGCGGCGTTCCAGCTGAACTCAAGTTAGAAGGGCTCAGTGGCAACACGACCTACTACTATCGCTTGCACATGTTTGATAAGAGTGGAACAGAATTGGGTACGACGAGCGAGTCTCGTTTCCAAACAGCGCGCGCTGCGGATGCTAGTTTCAGTTTCACCATACAAGGCGATTCGCATCCAGAGCGTGCCAATGAATTTAATGCGAGCCTCTATACCCGAACTTTGCAAACAGCCGCAGCCGATCGTCCCGATTTTCATATCAGCTTAGGCGATGATTTCAGCGTCGATATGTTGGACCCGATCACGGTGAATCAAACTCAGGTGAAAGAGCGCTATGCGATACAACGGCCCTATCTTGGCCTCATCGGAAAATCGGCTCCGATTTTCTTGGTGAATGGTAATCACGAGCAGATGGCGGGGTATCTGCTCAATGGCACGGAAAACAATGTCGCGGTGTGGGCGCAGAACGCGCGCAACGCTTACTATTCGCAACCATTGCCAGGCAGTTTTTACACGGGCAATACGCAAACGCAGCCATTTGTAGGACAGTCGCGCAACTACTATGCTTGGACATGGGGCGATGCCTTGTTTGTGGTGATTGATCCGTATCTGTCTTCGTCGGTGCCCTTGGCCACCATTTTTGGTAGTACGCCGCTCAACACCGACATTTGGGCACCGACTCATGGTGATCTTCAATACCAGTGGTTGAAGACGACGCTGGAACAAAGTAAGGCCAAGTATAAATTTGTATTCGCGCATCACGTGATGGGCGCCGGACGTGGTGGTGTTGAAGTCGCTTCTTTGGCAGAGTGGGGCGGGTTCAATAAGAATGGTGTGAATGAGTTTGCACAGAAACGCGCGACGTGGACTTTGCCTATCCACCAGTTGATGGTGGCGAATAAAGTCAGCGCCTTCTTCCAAGGGCATGATCATGTATGGGTACGTCAGCAATTAGATGGCATGACTTATCAAACCGTATCGCAGCCAGCCAATCCTAACTATAACTATTCGGAATTCTCGTCCGCGTTTTTGTCTGGCGATAAATATCCGAATAGCGGATACACCCGCGTCAACGTCAGCCCAAGCGGCGTGAAAGTTGACTATGTCCGTACTTATTTGCCGGCCGATGAAGGGCTGAATAAGGTGAATGGTAGTACCGCATTTAGCTATACCATCGCGCCTGTACAAGCGCCGACGGGTACCGCGAATACTAAGGGGGTTGCTTGTGACCTAAATTATTCTGGATTCAATAGCAGTCCCAAGGTGAATGCCAATAGTAGCTATAGCTGGTCGTGTAGTGACACGCAGCGCAGTATTAGCGGCAATGGTATTCCAGATCATCCTGTCACTACGGGGAATTTCGCGACACCCATATCGTCGCAGAATATCCGCGTGAATATGCCGATAGCGCCGGTGCTTTCGAATAAGCAGGCCACGACGATCATAGGCTATGCCAACAATAGCGTGAAGTTCGATCCTGCCACCGCTGGCTCGTGCTCATCGACCGCGAGTTCGACCGCGAATAATGGAGGATGCGTGATGGCGGGCGGCAGCGGACCGTGGATCTTAGAAGCAATCGGTGGCGCATTTGTGTTTGGCACTGATGAGAGTAATGCGCATGTACAACCGAATGGCCAGTATCATTATCACGGCGTACCCGAGGGTATTTTGACCAAGTTGAACAAGGGCAAAGCCATGACGCTGGTTGGTTTCGCGGTCGATGGTTTTCCCATCTATGCACGCTACGGTTATATCAACGCGAATGATAGTAACTCGGGCATTAAAGTAATGACGGGGAGTTATCGGAAGAAAGCGACACCCGACGCCGGTCGCCCTTCGGTGAGTGTCTTTCCCATGGGGACTTTCACGCCAGATTACGAATATGTCGAAGGATTAGGTGATCTCGATGAATGTAATGGCCGTTTCGGTGTCACGCCTGAATTCCCGAAAGGTATTTACCATTACATGATTACCGATACCTTTCCCTACATTCAACGTTGCACTAAAGGGGCGAAGTAG
- a CDS encoding RidA family protein, with the protein MNRYRISSGSTFEEEIGYSRAIVNGDWVFVSGTTGFDYSTMTIADDIETQTAQCLENIKAALAQAGTSLEDIVRVNYVVPNAEEFPRCWPTLKRYLGEIRPAAMMIAAGLADPRMKIEIEVTAIKRQPNA; encoded by the coding sequence ATGAATCGATATCGCATAAGTTCAGGCTCTACTTTTGAAGAAGAAATCGGCTATTCCCGCGCCATTGTGAATGGCGATTGGGTATTCGTATCGGGTACGACAGGTTTTGATTATTCAACGATGACCATCGCTGACGATATCGAGACGCAAACCGCCCAATGTCTTGAGAATATCAAAGCCGCCTTAGCCCAAGCGGGTACTTCCCTGGAGGACATTGTTCGGGTCAATTACGTGGTGCCGAACGCTGAAGAATTCCCACGCTGTTGGCCCACGTTGAAGCGGTATTTGGGTGAGATACGTCCTGCAGCGATGATGATTGCAGCGGGTTTGGCAGATCCTCGGATGAAAATTGAAATCGAGGTGACGGCGATAAAACGCCAGCCCAATGCCTAA
- a CDS encoding SRPBCC family protein, whose translation MKFEHLVEINDLSNPLIEVISREQLWRGLILRAESPKMFVSYIDQCAITDRTEVSMTREIQYGTLLITDHVSMVHNDYVHYEVPAQDQIPPSSLRMSIEEPEPDHLFVRFCYEDGHTAAEDEANEMYDEYRRSAYHEADVDTIRVIRELAEGGLLNALMN comes from the coding sequence ATGAAATTTGAACATTTGGTCGAAATTAACGATCTTTCTAATCCTCTCATCGAAGTCATCAGCCGTGAACAGTTGTGGCGCGGCCTGATTCTTCGGGCCGAGTCTCCTAAAATGTTTGTCTCTTACATCGATCAATGTGCCATTACCGATCGCACAGAAGTTTCGATGACGCGCGAAATTCAGTACGGTACCTTGCTAATCACTGACCATGTCAGCATGGTCCATAACGACTATGTGCACTACGAAGTACCCGCGCAAGACCAGATCCCACCTTCGTCTTTGCGCATGAGTATCGAAGAGCCTGAACCCGATCATCTGTTTGTGCGCTTCTGCTATGAAGATGGACATACCGCGGCAGAAGACGAAGCGAATGAGATGTACGATGAATATCGCCGCTCGGCCTACCACGAGGCGGATGTCGACACCATACGCGTGATTCGAGAATTAGCCGAAGGCGGGCTCCTGAATGCTTTAATGAACTAA
- a CDS encoding HupE/UreJ family protein has translation MPAQQGSINLQGKAAFVAIALPVSALKNVDHNHDGRLSVQEASLFQAAIAEQVSAALQLSDGTHLAKLDFIQINAESSSEHANAVGVDHAMGEKFFLALLKFSFENEPEHIVLNLTFFGSSAEEKQVTIKAIRGATSEVGILTPSLTNHVFFQTPQATLVSFIKIGIEHILSGWDHLAFLLSILCIATQWRQLLAFTGIFTIAHSISLVLALGGLLHFDARWVEPSIALSIIVMAGLNLSKHQMRLSRKLIVVFFFGLLHGLGFAASLGVLDSSATHRIWSIMGFNLGIELGQIAFLATCLSVLAAVRFVAEKRGKQQSIQAFLFKLVNGSALALGSYFLLLNLSH, from the coding sequence ATGCCAGCGCAACAAGGTAGTATCAACTTACAAGGCAAAGCTGCTTTCGTCGCTATCGCGCTACCTGTATCAGCACTGAAAAATGTCGACCACAACCATGATGGTCGTTTGTCGGTACAAGAGGCAAGCCTGTTTCAAGCAGCGATTGCTGAGCAAGTCAGCGCCGCGCTGCAATTGAGTGATGGCACCCATCTTGCCAAGCTTGATTTCATCCAGATCAATGCAGAATCAAGCAGTGAGCACGCGAATGCTGTGGGTGTAGACCATGCAATGGGCGAGAAATTCTTTTTGGCTTTACTTAAATTCTCGTTTGAAAACGAACCTGAGCACATCGTCCTCAATCTGACTTTCTTTGGCAGTAGCGCGGAAGAAAAACAAGTCACGATCAAAGCGATCCGCGGTGCCACGAGCGAAGTTGGAATCCTGACGCCTAGTCTCACAAACCATGTTTTCTTTCAAACCCCACAAGCGACACTTGTGTCTTTCATCAAAATAGGAATCGAGCACATTTTGAGTGGTTGGGACCACCTGGCATTCTTACTCAGCATCTTGTGTATCGCCACACAATGGCGTCAGCTGCTTGCGTTCACGGGCATCTTCACAATCGCGCATAGCATCAGCCTTGTCCTCGCATTAGGCGGCTTATTACACTTCGATGCTCGATGGGTCGAGCCATCTATCGCTCTCAGCATCATCGTCATGGCGGGCCTCAATCTGAGCAAGCACCAAATGCGCCTCTCAAGAAAACTCATCGTGGTTTTCTTCTTTGGACTGCTGCATGGACTTGGTTTTGCGGCCAGCCTCGGCGTGCTCGACAGCTCCGCCACGCATCGCATATGGAGCATCATGGGCTTCAACCTTGGTATCGAGCTCGGACAAATCGCCTTTCTTGCGACGTGTTTGTCGGTGCTTGCAGCAGTACGATTCGTCGCTGAGAAGCGCGGCAAACAGCAATCAATACAAGCATTTCTCTTCAAGCTCGTAAATGGCAGCGCGCTCGCATTGGGTTCCTATTTTTTGCTACTCAATCTCTCGCACTGA
- a CDS encoding CehA/McbA family metallohydrolase: protein MSYLKNIRRQPGAWRLSAICLATVSTLGMSSLSNLSFAGVVDHHEFEASVHVPYRAPATARVGDESRTFTLDFSFPLNKAEQTVAWKLDLVAPSGRVVQTWNGTEKLLSRAVIKQVYWAGRNSANAMPDGIYQLRLTAAAVDTREVINPNRRSVNQVVNEILLQNRAEIIEQSWPMQVGSTNQVAMPAFAGLKTAKNNRTMSAPPALAASSSTSKTAMAPAVPATSSLPYTVYYGNLHSQTNHSDGGGNLSACTGAQNPQSAAYGPSDAYQYAMNKGLDFLMTSEHNHMYDGSDATNTSANPTTAKNLYQSGLSAATSFNASNPNFLAIYGLEWGVINNGGHLNIFNSNELLGWEYNASNQLIADTLTVKNDYAALYTLMRQRGWIGQFNHPSSSGQFLVNGVPLAYTADGDQAMVACEILNTSAFSTNTTESETGRSTYESACNKALEAGFHIAFTTNQDNHCANWGASYTNRNGVLIPSGLPLTNANFIAALRARRVFATMDKNSQLVLTANGHIMGERFSNSGSLTLTTNFANSAGRTASTVQIFEGVPGRNGTVTQLSNTAITTITPSAGEHFYYAKVTQDDGNILWSAPIWVSQGTASSDTTTPTVSASETGTSGTITLNATASDNVGVSKVEFYVDSVLKGTATAAPYSLSLNSTTLSNGTHTYVAKAYDAAGNIGSSSAVSFSINNPVPDTTAPSVTASESGTSGTISFSATASDNVGVSKVEFYVDATLKATVTAAPYTTSLNSTTLTNGSHSLVAKAYDAAGNVGTSSTVTFSVNNTVSKQLIVNGGFESGASSWTATAGVISNDTTQAARAGTYKAWLNGYGASHVDSIYQTISIPSTSTSTTLSFWLKVVSNETTTTQAYDTLQVQIRNSSGTVLSTLATYSNLNKGTTYVNKSFDISSYKGQTIRIYFLGTEGSVTATSFLIDDVSVVTQ from the coding sequence ATGTCTTATCTGAAGAATATCCGGCGTCAGCCCGGAGCTTGGCGCTTGTCCGCCATTTGTTTAGCCACAGTCAGTACGCTGGGTATGAGCAGCCTCAGCAATCTGAGTTTCGCGGGCGTGGTCGACCATCACGAGTTTGAAGCGAGTGTGCATGTACCTTACCGCGCCCCGGCCACGGCACGTGTTGGCGATGAGTCCCGCACCTTCACCTTGGACTTTAGCTTCCCACTCAACAAGGCCGAGCAAACGGTCGCATGGAAGCTCGATTTAGTCGCACCAAGTGGCCGCGTCGTCCAGACTTGGAACGGTACCGAAAAACTCTTGAGCCGCGCTGTGATCAAGCAGGTCTACTGGGCTGGGCGCAATTCTGCGAACGCTATGCCAGACGGCATTTACCAACTGCGTTTGACGGCTGCAGCTGTTGATACACGTGAAGTGATTAACCCGAACCGCCGTTCGGTCAACCAAGTCGTCAATGAAATTCTCTTACAGAATCGCGCCGAAATCATTGAACAGAGTTGGCCTATGCAAGTGGGCAGCACCAACCAAGTGGCAATGCCCGCATTTGCAGGACTCAAAACTGCCAAAAATAACCGAACCATGAGCGCACCACCAGCGCTTGCAGCGTCATCCAGCACCAGCAAAACCGCCATGGCACCTGCGGTACCAGCGACTAGCAGCTTGCCTTACACGGTGTACTACGGCAATCTGCACAGCCAAACTAACCACAGTGATGGCGGCGGTAATCTCAGCGCCTGTACTGGAGCACAAAACCCACAGTCAGCTGCATACGGTCCAAGCGACGCTTACCAATACGCGATGAACAAAGGTCTGGATTTCTTGATGACCTCGGAACACAACCATATGTACGATGGTTCCGATGCCACGAACACCAGCGCCAACCCAACTACCGCAAAAAATCTCTACCAATCTGGCCTCAGCGCCGCGACCAGTTTTAACGCAAGTAATCCGAATTTCTTAGCGATTTATGGCTTGGAATGGGGCGTCATCAACAATGGCGGCCACTTGAATATTTTCAACTCCAATGAACTCTTGGGCTGGGAATACAACGCCAGCAATCAACTGATTGCCGATACTTTGACGGTGAAAAATGACTATGCAGCGCTGTACACATTAATGCGTCAACGTGGTTGGATTGGACAATTCAACCACCCATCAAGCAGCGGTCAGTTCCTCGTCAACGGTGTGCCATTAGCTTATACAGCCGATGGAGATCAAGCCATGGTGGCTTGTGAAATCCTGAATACTTCAGCATTCTCGACCAACACCACCGAATCAGAAACTGGTCGCTCGACTTACGAATCCGCCTGCAACAAAGCGCTCGAAGCGGGGTTCCATATTGCCTTTACAACCAACCAAGATAACCACTGTGCCAACTGGGGTGCTTCGTACACCAACCGCAATGGTGTGTTGATTCCAAGTGGACTGCCACTCACGAATGCCAACTTCATTGCAGCACTTAGAGCGCGCCGTGTATTTGCAACGATGGATAAAAATTCGCAGTTGGTTCTGACTGCAAATGGTCACATCATGGGTGAACGTTTCAGCAACTCAGGCAGCCTGACTTTGACTACGAATTTTGCGAACAGCGCCGGACGCACCGCTAGTACGGTACAGATCTTTGAAGGTGTGCCTGGTCGCAATGGCACGGTCACGCAACTCAGCAATACCGCGATCACGACCATTACACCGAGCGCAGGCGAACACTTCTATTACGCCAAGGTGACCCAAGACGACGGTAACATTTTGTGGTCAGCGCCAATTTGGGTGAGTCAAGGTACTGCGAGCAGTGATACGACAACACCGACCGTCAGCGCCAGCGAAACAGGCACTAGTGGCACGATCACTTTGAACGCCACGGCAAGTGACAATGTCGGTGTCAGCAAAGTTGAATTCTATGTCGATAGCGTTCTTAAAGGCACTGCCACTGCGGCACCGTACTCGCTCAGTCTCAACTCCACCACACTGAGCAATGGTACACATACCTACGTCGCCAAGGCCTACGATGCCGCGGGCAATATTGGTAGTTCAAGCGCAGTCAGTTTTAGCATCAACAACCCTGTGCCCGACACCACTGCACCAAGCGTCACGGCGAGCGAATCTGGCACGAGCGGCACGATCAGTTTTAGCGCCACCGCGAGCGACAATGTGGGCGTATCCAAGGTCGAGTTTTATGTCGACGCCACGCTCAAAGCCACAGTGACTGCGGCGCCGTACACCACTAGTTTGAATTCCACCACATTGACCAATGGTAGTCATAGCTTGGTCGCCAAAGCCTATGACGCCGCAGGCAATGTCGGCACTTCTAGCACTGTCACCTTCAGTGTCAACAACACGGTATCGAAACAATTGATCGTGAATGGTGGCTTTGAAAGTGGTGCGAGCTCTTGGACGGCAACCGCCGGTGTCATCAGCAATGACACAACTCAAGCTGCACGTGCTGGTACCTATAAAGCTTGGTTGAACGGTTATGGTGCATCGCATGTTGATAGCATCTATCAAACCATTAGCATTCCAAGCACCAGTACTTCGACCACTTTGAGTTTTTGGTTAAAAGTCGTATCGAATGAAACCACCACGACGCAAGCCTACGATACGCTGCAAGTGCAGATTCGGAATAGCAGCGGCACCGTCTTATCGACGCTCGCGACTTACTCGAACCTGAACAAAGGCACCACTTATGTCAATAAGTCGTTTGACATTAGTTCTTACAAAGGCCAAACGATACGGATCTACTTCCTCGGTACCGAAGGTTCAGTAACCGCGACTTCGTTCTTGATCGATGATGTGAGTGTAGTCACCCAATAA
- a CDS encoding substrate-binding periplasmic protein — protein MMHPHFLHRRFSYSRCFALAIGLTWAQQGATQEPLRLMFENRAPYAYKNKQGKLDGLIVQSLEPALKKAGIDFVWIETPFKRQLSIVEQDQDTSCATGVFMTKERQRYAKFSGAILHDQERPSIILAHQDFKIPPGLNLLQVLSLSKARLLKKEHASYGPHIDDAIEKSGIQIVSTTAESRNMAKMLVAKRGDFIFVSEEEARTLIKENADGAHLQIYTPSGMPQSQDRYLMCTNKTADQTLQRLNRALSPNL, from the coding sequence ATGATGCATCCACATTTCTTACATCGTCGTTTCTCATATTCGCGTTGTTTTGCGCTGGCAATCGGATTGACATGGGCGCAGCAAGGAGCGACGCAAGAGCCTCTCAGGTTGATGTTTGAAAATCGCGCACCGTATGCTTACAAAAATAAGCAAGGCAAACTCGATGGGCTCATCGTGCAATCGCTCGAGCCTGCTCTGAAAAAAGCTGGAATTGATTTTGTTTGGATCGAAACACCCTTCAAACGGCAACTGAGTATTGTCGAACAAGACCAAGACACCAGCTGTGCAACAGGCGTTTTTATGACGAAAGAACGGCAGCGCTACGCCAAATTTTCCGGCGCGATCTTACACGATCAAGAGCGCCCCTCGATTATTCTGGCGCATCAAGATTTCAAAATACCACCTGGATTGAACCTTCTGCAGGTACTGAGTTTATCGAAAGCGCGACTTCTTAAGAAAGAGCATGCTTCTTACGGCCCCCATATCGACGATGCTATCGAAAAATCAGGTATCCAGATTGTCTCCACCACGGCTGAATCACGCAATATGGCGAAGATGCTGGTTGCAAAACGAGGGGATTTTATATTTGTCTCAGAGGAAGAAGCACGTACCCTCATCAAAGAAAACGCAGATGGAGCGCACTTACAAATCTATACCCCAAGTGGGATGCCACAGAGTCAAGATCGCTACCTCATGTGTACCAACAAAACTGCAGATCAGACTCTGCAGCGCTTGAATCGCGCACTTAGCCCCAACCTCTAA
- a CDS encoding Gfo/Idh/MocA family protein, giving the protein MSEQTSKRRGFLKSLGGFSAGLAALSSAPVLAQKKSATSLSRIKGAKYMGDFVAPKLDKVKVAIIGVGARGSGHAAQLAEIEGVQFVGICDMVEARVKKSEAAVTKFGHTPKLYFGDENAWRLMLSETKPDAVFIATPWITHAPMSIASMKAGAHAFVEVPMATTIKDLWDIVDTSEATGRHCMMMENVNYGREELLYLNMVRQGVLGDLLHAEAAYIHALRFQMENGDSTGSWRTFEYAKRNGNLYPTHGLGPVAQYMNLARGEDNFGRITSFSSPAKGRAAYAQKSTKLTTPKFKELDFKGGDINTSIIKTHLGRTIMVQWDETTPRPYTRHNMIQGVNGVLAGFPNRISVEGITSNYHKWAEGKEWEAIAQKYEHPLYVRLGELAKKMGGHGGMDFLMLYRIIECLRNGEALDQNVYEGAFWSAVGPLSEKSVAEDGSSQVFPDFTRGDWKTTNPLKIIA; this is encoded by the coding sequence ATGTCAGAACAAACATCAAAGCGTCGTGGATTCCTCAAATCTCTCGGTGGTTTCAGCGCAGGCCTCGCTGCGCTATCAAGTGCGCCAGTCTTGGCACAGAAGAAGTCAGCCACAAGCCTGAGTCGTATCAAAGGCGCCAAGTACATGGGCGATTTTGTCGCGCCAAAACTTGATAAGGTTAAAGTCGCGATTATCGGGGTCGGTGCGCGCGGTTCAGGACACGCCGCGCAATTGGCGGAAATCGAAGGCGTTCAGTTCGTCGGAATCTGCGATATGGTGGAAGCGCGCGTCAAAAAATCCGAAGCGGCGGTGACCAAATTTGGCCATACGCCCAAGCTTTACTTCGGCGATGAAAATGCTTGGCGCTTGATGTTGAGCGAAACCAAGCCTGATGCGGTGTTCATCGCTACACCATGGATTACGCATGCGCCGATGTCAATCGCGAGTATGAAAGCCGGCGCCCACGCTTTTGTGGAAGTGCCGATGGCGACCACTATCAAAGATTTGTGGGATATCGTCGATACCTCAGAAGCCACTGGGCGCCATTGCATGATGATGGAAAACGTCAATTACGGTCGAGAAGAATTGCTGTACTTGAATATGGTACGACAAGGCGTGCTCGGCGATCTATTGCATGCCGAAGCGGCGTATATCCACGCCTTGCGTTTTCAAATGGAGAATGGTGATTCAACCGGTTCTTGGCGTACTTTCGAATACGCCAAACGCAATGGCAATTTGTATCCTACCCACGGCTTAGGCCCTGTCGCGCAATACATGAACTTAGCGCGTGGCGAAGATAATTTTGGACGCATTACTTCCTTCTCTTCGCCGGCAAAAGGCCGCGCTGCTTATGCGCAGAAATCGACTAAATTAACGACGCCGAAATTCAAAGAATTGGATTTCAAAGGTGGCGATATCAATACATCGATTATCAAAACTCATCTAGGTCGTACGATCATGGTGCAATGGGATGAAACCACACCACGGCCTTACACCCGTCACAATATGATTCAAGGTGTGAACGGCGTATTGGCAGGCTTCCCGAATCGCATCTCGGTGGAAGGCATCACCAGCAATTACCACAAATGGGCAGAAGGAAAAGAGTGGGAAGCGATCGCGCAGAAATATGAACATCCTCTCTATGTGCGCCTTGGTGAATTGGCTAAGAAGATGGGCGGCCATGGCGGCATGGATTTCTTGATGCTGTATCGCATTATCGAATGTCTGCGCAATGGCGAGGCGCTCGATCAGAATGTGTACGAAGGTGCTTTCTGGTCTGCCGTCGGACCACTCAGTGAGAAGTCGGTGGCGGAGGATGGTTCTTCACAAGTCTTCCCTGATTTCACGCGTGGTGATTGGAAGACGACCAATCCTCTGAAGATCATTGCTTAA
- a CDS encoding PaaI family thioesterase — protein MEIHELQEFLSNEFPQSSVRIEALGELGATVRQRIDQSHLRPGGTVSGPVLMTVADVAMYVALLNRIGIVPLAVTTNLTINFLRKPSAQRDIIGVCELIKVGRSQAVGEVALYSEGNDEMVAHVICTYAIPRPDLGSISS, from the coding sequence ATGGAAATACATGAATTGCAAGAATTCCTGAGCAATGAATTCCCTCAGAGTTCGGTTCGTATTGAGGCCTTAGGCGAGCTGGGCGCTACCGTGCGGCAGCGCATCGATCAATCGCATTTGCGACCCGGCGGCACAGTTTCTGGTCCCGTCTTAATGACGGTGGCGGATGTCGCTATGTATGTCGCTCTGCTTAATCGCATTGGCATCGTGCCCTTGGCTGTCACGACCAATCTGACCATCAACTTTTTACGTAAGCCGTCGGCACAACGCGACATTATTGGGGTTTGTGAATTGATCAAAGTCGGGAGAAGTCAAGCGGTCGGTGAAGTGGCTTTGTATTCAGAGGGCAATGATGAGATGGTGGCGCATGTGATTTGTACTTACGCGATACCCCGTCCCGACTTAGGCTCGATCAGTTCCTGA